Proteins co-encoded in one Halorussus vallis genomic window:
- a CDS encoding MBL fold metallo-hydrolase translates to MGRLLELPPPDGDVDLASGSIFFVGNATVILRYAGFTVLTDPNFLHAGDHAHLGYGITTERLTDPAIDVEDLPPVDFVVLSHYHGDHFDHVVEEKLDRDLPVVTTRHAAEKLAEKGFRRTYPLETWDEIRIRKGDAELAVTATPGTHAPGVLSKALPPVMGSVLEFRRGDARPLVRLYVTGDTLLFEELAEIPNRYPDIDVALVHLGGTKLFGVLLTMDAEQGVEAVKLFDADTSIPIHYDDYDVFASPLSDFQRAVAEAGLGDRVAYLDRGDTYRFEVPAERRR, encoded by the coding sequence ATGGGACGCCTCCTCGAACTGCCGCCGCCGGACGGCGACGTCGACCTCGCGAGCGGGTCGATATTCTTCGTCGGGAACGCCACCGTGATACTCCGCTACGCCGGATTCACGGTTCTGACCGACCCCAACTTCCTCCACGCCGGCGACCACGCCCACCTGGGATACGGCATCACGACCGAACGGCTGACCGACCCGGCCATCGACGTCGAGGACCTGCCGCCGGTCGACTTCGTGGTGCTGTCGCACTACCACGGCGACCACTTCGACCACGTCGTCGAGGAGAAACTCGACAGAGACCTCCCCGTCGTGACGACGCGGCACGCCGCCGAGAAACTCGCCGAGAAGGGGTTCCGCAGGACCTACCCGCTGGAGACGTGGGACGAGATTCGAATCCGCAAGGGCGACGCCGAACTCGCCGTCACCGCGACGCCGGGGACCCACGCGCCGGGCGTCCTCTCGAAGGCGCTCCCGCCGGTGATGGGGAGCGTTCTGGAGTTCCGTCGGGGGGACGCACGCCCGCTGGTCCGACTCTACGTGACCGGAGACACCCTACTGTTCGAGGAACTCGCGGAGATTCCGAATCGGTACCCGGACATCGACGTCGCGCTCGTCCACCTCGGCGGGACGAAACTCTTCGGCGTCCTGCTCACGATGGACGCCGAGCAGGGCGTCGAAGCCGTGAAGCTATTCGACGCCGACACCTCGATTCCAATCCACTACGACGACTACGACGTGTTCGCGTCGCCGCTGTCGGACTTCCAGCGGGCGGTCGCCGAGGCCGGCCTCGGCGACCGGGTCGCGTACCTGGACCGCGGCGACACCTACCGGTTCGAGGTGCCCGCGGAGCGCCGGCGGTAG
- a CDS encoding DUF5827 family protein — protein sequence MPRPKETFEQLYPCDFYEPDELLDPEEMYTVYEIARLLQGLDPDEEIDVETEEILLDWAIPWVIVNAEDLVVGEPESDDEPGYYGLKTDE from the coding sequence ATGCCCCGACCGAAGGAAACCTTCGAACAGCTCTACCCCTGCGACTTCTACGAACCCGACGAACTGCTCGACCCCGAGGAGATGTACACCGTCTACGAGATCGCGCGACTCCTCCAGGGGCTCGACCCCGACGAGGAGATAGACGTCGAAACCGAGGAGATCCTGCTCGATTGGGCCATCCCGTGGGTCATCGTCAACGCCGAGGACCTCGTCGTGGGCGAACCGGAGAGCGACGACGAACCGGGCTACTACGGACTGAAGACCGACGAATGA
- a CDS encoding DUF7522 family protein produces the protein MGDATEESRRGAKAALVEAFSTFGGEALRDVWLFDRDDHESMYLRDDVAEKVADLDVERFVDNERYGYVTRQTYGDLYYTSYEYTVRGFDGYEQFRTFLAEDDRKVGVFASFDRRDGGYDFARLYADVETVVADHPDAAFAPDGE, from the coding sequence ATGGGTGACGCTACCGAGGAGTCCCGACGGGGTGCGAAGGCGGCCCTCGTCGAGGCGTTTTCGACGTTCGGGGGCGAGGCGCTGCGCGACGTGTGGCTGTTCGACCGGGACGACCACGAGTCGATGTACCTCCGGGACGACGTGGCCGAGAAGGTGGCCGACCTCGACGTCGAGCGGTTCGTCGACAACGAGCGGTACGGCTACGTCACCCGCCAGACCTACGGCGACCTCTACTACACGTCCTACGAGTACACCGTCCGGGGGTTCGACGGCTACGAACAGTTCCGAACGTTCCTCGCGGAGGACGACCGCAAGGTCGGCGTGTTCGCCAGTTTCGACCGACGAGACGGCGGCTACGACTTCGCGAGGCTCTACGCCGACGTCGAAACCGTCGTCGCCGACCATCCGGACGCGGCGTTCGCGCCGGACGGCGAGTGA
- the sod gene encoding superoxide dismutase has translation MPERSNPELPPLPYDYDALEPHISEQVLTWHHDTHHQGYVNGLDSAEETLAENRESGDFGSTAGALGNVTHNGSGHYLHTLFWENMDPNGGGEPSGDLADRIEEDFGSYDAWKGEFEAAASAAGGWALLVYDSTANQLRNLAVDKHDQGALWGSHPILALDVWEHSYYYDYGPDRGDFVSNFFEVVDWDAAAAQYEDTVSTFE, from the coding sequence ATGCCCGAGCGATCCAACCCCGAACTGCCACCGCTTCCGTACGATTACGACGCACTCGAGCCCCACATCAGCGAACAGGTGCTGACCTGGCACCACGACACCCACCACCAGGGCTACGTCAACGGGCTCGACAGCGCCGAGGAGACGCTCGCCGAGAACCGCGAGAGCGGCGACTTCGGCAGCACCGCGGGCGCGCTCGGTAACGTGACCCACAACGGTTCGGGTCACTACCTGCACACGCTGTTCTGGGAGAACATGGACCCCAACGGCGGCGGCGAGCCGTCCGGTGACCTCGCCGACCGCATCGAGGAGGACTTCGGCTCCTACGACGCCTGGAAGGGCGAGTTCGAGGCCGCGGCGTCGGCCGCCGGCGGCTGGGCGCTGCTGGTCTACGACTCGACGGCGAACCAGCTCCGCAACCTCGCGGTCGACAAGCACGACCAGGGCGCGCTCTGGGGCAGTCACCCCATCCTCGCGCTCGACGTCTGGGAGCACTCGTACTACTACGACTACGGCCCGGACCGCGGCGACTTCGTCAGCAACTTCTTCGAGGTCGTCGACTGGGACGCCGCGGCCGCCCAGTACGAAGACACCGTGTCGACGTTCGAGTAA
- a CDS encoding TIGR04024 family LLM class F420-dependent oxidoreductase, translated as MAERTVHLPVAAQPSIDDIVALAQRSERRGYRRAWLPETWGRDATTVLSAIAERTDDIGIGPSIFNVYSRSPALVGQTAATLQELSDGRMRLGLGPSGPAVIRGWHGQDFDRPLRRTREYVDIVRKVVSGETVDYDGEVFTLGGFRLRSDPPETPVPVDVAGMGPKSVELAGRFADGWHALMLTPEGLRERLDDLRRGAELGERDPADVRVTLSLNCCALGDGERARELARGHLAFYVGAMGTFYRDSLARQGYEETAHKIASAWGNGDTEGALAAIGDDLLDDLGAAGTPEEAREELRKFEDIDGVDRVAVSFPRGADREEIEATIDALAPES; from the coding sequence ATGGCCGAACGAACCGTACACCTGCCGGTCGCCGCACAGCCGAGCATCGACGACATCGTGGCGCTCGCCCAGCGGAGCGAACGACGGGGGTACCGCCGGGCGTGGCTCCCCGAGACGTGGGGACGGGACGCCACGACGGTGCTCTCGGCCATCGCCGAGCGCACCGACGACATCGGCATCGGGCCGAGCATCTTCAACGTCTACTCGCGCTCGCCCGCGCTCGTGGGGCAGACCGCCGCGACCCTCCAGGAGCTATCGGACGGCCGGATGCGACTCGGCCTCGGGCCGTCGGGGCCGGCCGTGATTCGGGGCTGGCACGGCCAGGACTTCGACCGACCGCTCCGCCGAACCCGCGAGTACGTCGATATCGTCCGGAAGGTCGTCTCGGGCGAGACCGTCGACTACGACGGCGAGGTGTTCACGCTCGGGGGCTTCCGCCTGCGGAGCGACCCGCCCGAGACGCCGGTGCCCGTCGACGTCGCGGGGATGGGTCCGAAGTCGGTCGAACTCGCCGGTCGGTTCGCCGACGGCTGGCACGCACTGATGCTCACGCCCGAGGGCCTCCGCGAGCGCCTGGACGACCTGCGCCGCGGCGCGGAGTTGGGCGAGCGCGACCCCGCAGACGTGCGGGTCACGCTCTCGCTGAACTGCTGTGCGCTCGGAGACGGCGAGCGCGCCCGCGAACTCGCCCGCGGCCACCTCGCGTTCTACGTCGGCGCGATGGGCACCTTCTACCGGGACTCGCTGGCCCGCCAGGGCTACGAGGAAACCGCCCACAAGATAGCCTCGGCGTGGGGCAACGGCGACACAGAAGGCGCGCTCGCGGCCATCGGCGACGACCTGCTCGACGACCTCGGCGCGGCCGGCACGCCCGAGGAGGCCCGCGAGGAACTCCGGAAGTTCGAGGACATCGACGGCGTCGACCGGGTCGCGGTGTCGTTCCCACGTGGGGCCGACCGCGAGGAGATAGAGGCGACCATCGACGCGCTCGCACCCGAGTCGTGA
- a CDS encoding MBL fold metallo-hydrolase encodes MILNIARGVQAFTSNAFLVEGDRTVLVDTGSNFDAVSAVRDRDADLDAVILTHTHPDHVGNLQTVTDAFDVEAWGFDTDQPGVDRAIADGDAVRMGDHEYVALHTPGHKDDHLCFYSSDAGVLFAGDLIFQNGSFGRTDLEEGDRPTLIESIDRVREVVGGADGLRAMHTGHGPSVETNPYHDVELAAKAARMG; translated from the coding sequence ATGATACTCAACATCGCGCGCGGCGTCCAAGCGTTCACGAGCAACGCGTTCCTGGTGGAGGGCGACCGGACCGTGCTGGTCGACACCGGGTCGAACTTCGACGCGGTGTCGGCCGTCCGCGACCGGGACGCCGACCTCGACGCGGTCATCCTGACCCACACGCATCCCGACCACGTCGGCAACCTCCAGACCGTCACGGACGCCTTCGACGTCGAGGCGTGGGGTTTCGACACCGACCAACCGGGCGTCGACCGTGCCATCGCGGACGGCGACGCCGTCCGGATGGGCGACCACGAGTACGTCGCGCTCCACACGCCCGGCCACAAGGACGACCACCTCTGCTTCTACTCGTCGGACGCGGGCGTGCTGTTCGCGGGCGACCTCATCTTCCAGAACGGAAGCTTCGGCCGGACCGACCTCGAAGAGGGCGACCGGCCCACCCTCATCGAGAGCATCGACCGCGTGCGCGAGGTCGTCGGCGGCGCCGACGGCCTCCGGGCGATGCACACCGGCCACGGCCCGAGCGTGGAGACGAACCCGTACCACGACGTCGAACTCGCCGCCAAGGCGGCCCGGATGGGTTGA
- a CDS encoding VOC family protein, with amino-acid sequence MAELPDVRVDHVGIAVESVADAEPLLELLGAERLVYEDDPTGAFRWAYYLLGDASRVELVEPVPGEESFLTDFLDARGPGLHHVTLEVADIDATIEALEAEGIGVVDRTEYDAWVEAFVSPRNPTGVLFQLMEYRAPFEEGRVGPERLYVGGERLSAEE; translated from the coding sequence ATGGCCGAACTACCCGACGTTCGCGTCGACCACGTCGGCATCGCCGTCGAGTCCGTCGCCGACGCCGAACCGCTGCTCGAACTCCTCGGCGCGGAGCGACTCGTCTACGAGGACGACCCCACCGGCGCGTTCCGGTGGGCGTACTACCTGCTTGGGGACGCCTCGCGCGTCGAACTCGTCGAACCGGTTCCGGGCGAGGAGTCGTTCCTGACCGACTTCCTCGACGCTCGCGGCCCGGGGTTGCACCACGTCACGCTCGAAGTCGCGGACATCGACGCGACCATCGAGGCGCTCGAAGCCGAGGGAATCGGGGTCGTCGACCGGACCGAGTACGACGCCTGGGTCGAGGCGTTCGTCTCGCCGCGGAACCCGACCGGCGTCCTCTTCCAGTTGATGGAGTACCGCGCACCGTTCGAAGAGGGCCGAGTCGGCCCAGAGCGACTGTACGTCGGCGGCGAGCGATTGAGCGCCGAGGAGTGA
- a CDS encoding PstS family phosphate ABC transporter substrate-binding protein, protein MAQKSTRRKFLTAAGASGALALAGCTGGNDGQETTEGGGGAGTTEKDMQETTGTKTESGSQSQSSGPLKGGGSSTVYPIASTAASVWSSNPPADDKEYWGPGQYGIDTSKALADYWAGLYGFESGQGGDPPFRVSIGLSHSGTGLEKLKKGLLDMGNASAPVDAELPDASQSELNKFKDHVVGVDAQPIVVSKEIYEAGVKKLTADQVRKIYTGKIKNWSEISSYSGEEKEIQAVGRAQGSGTDTAFRLNMLGSADAKMPGVDVRKGQNQQVKTLVSKSNNAIAYMALAFVTGDVPAIKLEFDGKTYAPGKNLADENYPLSRDLHMYTYEGTSKKEAAFLRMVVSKFGQENYVKTQGYAALTKARRQEELNKLPSTN, encoded by the coding sequence ATGGCACAGAAATCGACGCGCCGGAAGTTCCTGACCGCTGCGGGTGCGAGCGGAGCACTCGCGCTCGCCGGTTGTACGGGTGGCAACGACGGGCAAGAGACGACCGAGGGCGGCGGTGGCGCCGGCACCACCGAGAAGGACATGCAGGAGACGACCGGGACGAAAACCGAGAGCGGGAGCCAGTCCCAGAGCTCCGGTCCCCTGAAGGGCGGCGGTTCCTCGACCGTCTACCCCATCGCCAGCACGGCCGCGTCCGTCTGGTCGTCGAACCCGCCCGCCGACGACAAGGAGTACTGGGGTCCGGGCCAGTACGGCATCGACACGAGCAAGGCGCTCGCCGACTACTGGGCCGGCCTCTACGGCTTCGAGAGCGGCCAGGGCGGCGACCCGCCGTTTCGCGTCTCCATCGGTCTGAGTCACTCGGGGACCGGCCTGGAGAAGCTCAAGAAGGGCCTGCTCGACATGGGCAACGCTAGCGCGCCCGTCGATGCCGAACTCCCCGACGCGAGCCAGTCGGAACTGAACAAGTTCAAGGACCACGTCGTGGGCGTCGACGCCCAACCCATCGTCGTCAGCAAGGAGATCTACGAGGCGGGCGTGAAGAAACTCACCGCCGACCAAGTCCGGAAAATCTATACGGGCAAGATCAAGAACTGGTCCGAGATCAGCTCCTACAGCGGCGAGGAAAAGGAGATTCAGGCGGTCGGTCGCGCCCAGGGTTCGGGTACCGACACCGCGTTCAGGCTCAACATGCTCGGGTCGGCCGACGCGAAGATGCCGGGCGTCGACGTCCGGAAGGGCCAGAACCAGCAGGTCAAGACGCTGGTCAGCAAGTCCAACAACGCCATCGCCTACATGGCCCTCGCATTCGTGACCGGCGATGTGCCGGCCATCAAACTCGAGTTCGACGGCAAGACATACGCGCCCGGCAAGAACCTCGCCGACGAGAACTATCCGCTGTCGCGCGACCTCCACATGTACACCTACGAGGGCACCTCGAAGAAGGAGGCCGCCTTCCTCCGGATGGTCGTCAGCAAGTTCGGCCAGGAGAACTACGTCAAGACCCAGGGCTACGCCGCGCTCACCAAGGCGCGCCGCCAGGAAGAACTGAACAAACTGCCGAGCACGAATTGA
- a CDS encoding quinone oxidoreductase family protein, with protein sequence MRAIEVQKFGDSDVLEVIDADAPEPGPGQVRIRVKAAGLNFADIMQRRGHYHGGPQPTYVPGMEAAGTVDAVGEDVDREVGDRVVAMTGRGAYSEYVVADAASLFDVPEAMSFEEAAGFPVQFLTAHSVLHEWGGLEEGESVLVHAAAGGVGTAAVQLAAAAGAEVFGTASTREKLDLAERLGCDYPINYEKQDFRGVVSDETAEEGVDLALDGVGGETFSRTVDALAHFGRVVAYGAASGEPGTATTDRLLFENKSVVGFHLGNAVARHPERVMAAVPELQEMLAAGDLEVVVGETFPLEDAAAAHEAVENRETVGKVVLKP encoded by the coding sequence ATGCGAGCAATCGAAGTCCAGAAATTCGGCGACAGCGACGTGCTCGAAGTCATCGACGCGGATGCGCCGGAACCCGGACCGGGGCAGGTCCGCATTCGGGTCAAGGCCGCGGGGCTCAACTTCGCCGACATCATGCAGCGCCGGGGCCACTACCACGGCGGCCCCCAGCCGACCTACGTGCCCGGCATGGAGGCCGCGGGGACCGTCGACGCCGTGGGCGAGGACGTCGACCGCGAGGTGGGCGACCGCGTCGTCGCGATGACCGGGAGGGGCGCTTACTCGGAGTACGTCGTCGCCGACGCCGCGTCGCTGTTCGACGTGCCCGAGGCGATGTCGTTCGAGGAGGCGGCGGGCTTCCCGGTCCAGTTCCTGACCGCCCACTCGGTGCTCCACGAGTGGGGCGGCCTGGAGGAGGGCGAGTCGGTGCTCGTCCACGCCGCCGCTGGCGGGGTCGGCACCGCCGCGGTCCAACTCGCCGCCGCCGCGGGCGCGGAGGTGTTCGGCACGGCGAGCACCCGGGAGAAACTCGACCTCGCGGAGCGACTCGGCTGCGACTATCCCATCAACTACGAGAAGCAGGACTTCCGCGGAGTCGTCTCGGACGAGACGGCCGAGGAGGGCGTCGACCTCGCGCTCGACGGCGTCGGCGGCGAGACGTTCTCGCGGACCGTCGACGCGCTGGCGCACTTCGGCCGCGTGGTCGCCTACGGCGCGGCCAGCGGCGAACCCGGCACGGCGACCACCGACCGCCTGCTGTTCGAGAACAAGTCGGTCGTCGGCTTCCACCTCGGCAACGCCGTCGCGCGCCACCCCGAGCGCGTGATGGCCGCGGTGCCCGAACTCCAGGAGATGCTGGCGGCGGGCGACCTCGAAGTGGTCGTCGGCGAGACGTTCCCGCTCGAAGACGCCGCCGCGGCCCACGAGGCCGTCGAGAACCGCGAGACGGTCGGCAAGGTCGTGTTGAAGCCGTGA
- a CDS encoding 6-hydroxymethylpterin diphosphokinase MptE-like protein, giving the protein MNYETWSPVYRAILRDFGFDRAADERARDVLADLAGSDEETPAFDSDRLDVSGETVAVAGAGPSLVGESDPDARSAALAAARAADGVFAASTAADALREAGVEVDCMVTDLDKNPGTARELTREGTPVAAHAHGDNVAAVREWIPRFDLEHMLPTTQAEPVARVRNFGGFTDGDRAAFLADHFGADELVFVGWDFDDPSVDAMKAKKLRWAERLLRWLEVRRGERFPVLDGRRESLDVDAFPE; this is encoded by the coding sequence ATGAACTACGAAACGTGGAGTCCCGTCTATCGGGCGATACTTCGAGACTTCGGCTTCGACCGCGCCGCCGACGAACGAGCGCGGGACGTCCTCGCCGACCTCGCGGGGTCCGACGAGGAGACGCCGGCGTTCGACTCAGACCGCCTGGACGTCTCGGGCGAGACGGTCGCCGTCGCGGGCGCCGGGCCGTCGCTCGTGGGGGAGAGCGACCCGGACGCCCGGTCGGCGGCCCTCGCCGCGGCGAGGGCCGCCGACGGCGTGTTCGCGGCCTCGACCGCCGCCGACGCCCTCCGGGAGGCGGGCGTCGAGGTAGACTGCATGGTAACCGACCTCGACAAGAATCCCGGGACCGCCAGGGAACTCACCCGCGAGGGGACGCCGGTCGCGGCCCACGCCCACGGCGACAACGTGGCGGCGGTCCGGGAGTGGATTCCGCGGTTCGACCTCGAACATATGCTCCCGACAACCCAGGCCGAACCGGTCGCCCGCGTCCGGAACTTCGGCGGGTTCACCGACGGCGACCGGGCGGCGTTCCTCGCCGACCACTTCGGGGCCGACGAACTGGTGTTCGTCGGCTGGGACTTCGACGACCCGAGCGTCGACGCGATGAAGGCGAAGAAGCTCCGGTGGGCCGAGCGCCTGCTCCGCTGGCTGGAGGTTCGTCGGGGTGAACGGTTCCCGGTACTCGACGGACGGCGCGAGTCGCTCGACGTGGACGCGTTTCCCGAGTGA
- a CDS encoding deoxyribodipyrimidine photo-lyase, whose amino-acid sequence MLDALESLRSDCCELGGDLLAACGNPREELSRIAEAFGANAVLLHRDYSGFAAEREAVGPDDRFDGGPPYRQNPPSLRERAYRGFDHWLNA is encoded by the coding sequence ATGCTCGACGCCCTCGAATCACTTCGGAGCGATTGCTGCGAACTCGGCGGTGACCTGCTGGCGGCTTGCGGTAACCCCCGCGAGGAACTCTCCCGTATCGCCGAGGCGTTCGGTGCCAATGCAGTCCTCTTGCACCGCGACTACTCGGGTTTCGCCGCCGAACGCGAGGCGGTCGGGCCAGACGATCGGTTCGACGGTGGACCGCCCTACCGGCAGAACCCGCCGTCTCTCCGCGAACGGGCATATCGAGGTTTCGACCACTGGCTTAACGCTTAA
- a CDS encoding ATPase, giving the protein MTLLVAGGDRVDAGKTTFTTGLLARLGGVGFKPRAGNDYWFDHDDYRRAVDAGRLYGKDAMRLAAASAGDLSPEEINSVHRLWRPSPGPDAGLVGQSRREFVCDRVGEAFVVNARADVPASARENLPLDDADRVRTVDELDEATRRLHLPAFERLGERIEAADAAVVESYGDVAVPIRGVEFDAVAVVEPGRMRVYRGDRYLKARSVASGSARDGRLEERVADVVELLDPEATAALPALGSAARTDPDAVAEAYADAYDALLDVA; this is encoded by the coding sequence ATGACGCTGCTGGTCGCCGGCGGCGACCGGGTCGACGCCGGAAAGACGACGTTCACCACGGGACTGCTGGCGCGCCTCGGCGGCGTCGGCTTCAAGCCGCGGGCGGGCAACGACTACTGGTTCGACCACGACGACTACCGCCGGGCGGTCGACGCGGGGAGACTGTACGGGAAGGACGCGATGCGCCTCGCGGCCGCGAGCGCTGGCGACCTCTCGCCCGAGGAGATAAACTCCGTCCACCGACTCTGGCGGCCCTCGCCCGGTCCCGACGCCGGTCTGGTCGGCCAGAGTCGCCGGGAGTTCGTCTGCGACCGCGTCGGCGAGGCGTTCGTGGTGAACGCCCGGGCCGACGTGCCAGCCTCGGCCCGCGAGAACCTCCCGCTGGACGACGCCGACCGCGTCCGGACCGTCGACGAACTCGACGAGGCGACCCGACGGCTCCACCTGCCGGCGTTCGAGCGACTCGGCGAGCGAATCGAGGCCGCCGACGCGGCGGTCGTGGAGTCCTACGGCGACGTCGCGGTGCCGATTCGCGGCGTCGAGTTCGACGCCGTGGCGGTCGTCGAACCCGGTCGGATGCGGGTCTACCGCGGCGACCGCTACTTGAAAGCCCGGAGCGTCGCCTCGGGGAGCGCCCGAGACGGCCGACTCGAAGAGCGGGTCGCCGACGTGGTCGAACTCCTCGACCCCGAGGCGACCGCCGCGCTCCCGGCGCTCGGGAGCGCGGCGCGGACCGACCCCGACGCGGTCGCCGAGGCCTACGCCGACGCCTACGACGCGCTCCTGGACGTCGCCTGA
- a CDS encoding alpha-hydroxy-acid oxidizing protein produces MDDPSEAYGPNRQREVYASGMLADLRPDLPISPDELREAAMAALSEEAYAYVVGSAGGEDTAARNHEAFGRWRIVPRMLRGVAERDLSVELLGQELPVPVALAPVGVQSIIHEGGELASARAAKDLEVPFVSSSAASATMEEVAEELGDATGWFQLYPSKDSDVTASFLDRAENAGYEAVVMTLDTPTMGWRERDVQNAYLPFLDGEGVANYLSDPAFRDSLDAPPEEDERGALWRFVEQFGDLGMDWETVEFVREHTDLPVVLKGILHPADAREAVERGVDGIVVSNHGGRQVDGAISAIEALPRVVSAVEDETATGDDFAVLFDSGIRRGADAIKAMALGADAVLLGRPYVYGLAIDGEDGVREVVQNFLADLDLTLALSGLDSVAELDESVLVDTAASN; encoded by the coding sequence ATGGACGACCCCTCCGAAGCCTACGGCCCGAACCGCCAGCGCGAAGTGTACGCCTCGGGGATGCTCGCCGACCTCCGTCCGGACCTGCCGATTTCGCCCGACGAACTCCGCGAGGCGGCGATGGCGGCACTGTCAGAGGAGGCCTACGCCTACGTCGTTGGGAGCGCAGGCGGCGAGGACACCGCCGCGCGAAACCACGAGGCGTTCGGTCGCTGGCGCATCGTCCCGCGGATGCTACGGGGCGTCGCCGAGCGCGACCTCTCGGTCGAACTGCTCGGCCAGGAACTCCCGGTGCCGGTGGCCCTCGCGCCCGTCGGCGTCCAGTCCATCATCCACGAGGGCGGCGAACTCGCCTCCGCGCGCGCCGCAAAGGACCTCGAGGTCCCCTTCGTCTCCAGTTCCGCCGCTTCGGCGACGATGGAGGAGGTGGCCGAGGAACTCGGCGACGCGACCGGCTGGTTCCAACTGTATCCGAGTAAGGACTCCGACGTGACCGCGAGCTTCCTCGACCGGGCCGAGAACGCGGGCTACGAGGCGGTGGTGATGACCCTCGATACGCCCACGATGGGATGGCGAGAACGCGACGTGCAGAACGCCTACCTCCCGTTCCTCGACGGCGAGGGCGTGGCGAACTACCTGTCGGACCCGGCGTTCCGCGACTCGCTCGACGCGCCGCCCGAGGAGGACGAACGGGGCGCACTCTGGCGGTTCGTCGAACAGTTCGGCGACCTCGGGATGGACTGGGAAACCGTCGAGTTCGTCCGGGAGCACACCGACCTCCCGGTCGTGCTGAAGGGAATCCTCCACCCCGCCGACGCCCGCGAGGCGGTCGAACGCGGTGTCGACGGAATCGTCGTCTCGAACCACGGCGGCAGGCAGGTCGACGGGGCGATTTCGGCCATCGAGGCGCTCCCGAGAGTGGTTTCGGCCGTCGAAGACGAGACGGCGACCGGCGACGACTTCGCCGTCCTCTTCGACAGCGGAATTCGCCGAGGTGCGGATGCGATAAAGGCGATGGCGCTCGGGGCCGACGCGGTGCTCCTCGGACGGCCGTACGTCTACGGCCTCGCCATTGACGGCGAGGACGGCGTGCGTGAGGTCGTGCAGAACTTCCTGGCCGACCTGGACCTGACGCTGGCGCTCTCTGGGCTGGATTCGGTGGCGGAGTTGGACGAGTCGGTGCTGGTCGATACCGCGGCGTCGAACTGA
- a CDS encoding superoxide dismutase — protein MATYELPELPYDYDALEPVIDQRIMELHHDKHHQGYVDGANSALQQLEEMRGSGDFGDTRAVKRSLAFNLSGHVNHTVFWQNMHPDGGGEPSGDLADALSESFGGFDQFKQDFSQAAKNVEGSGWGMLVYDHISDQPIVAAAENHQNQHPQGATPLLVLDVWEHAYYLQYENNRGDYVDSFWDVVNWDDVEQRYQQAQQADTIPKDTGTH, from the coding sequence ATGGCAACTTACGAGCTACCGGAACTACCGTACGACTACGACGCACTCGAACCGGTCATCGACCAGCGCATCATGGAACTGCACCACGACAAGCACCACCAGGGCTACGTGGACGGCGCCAACAGCGCGCTCCAGCAGTTAGAGGAGATGCGCGGTTCGGGCGACTTCGGCGACACCCGCGCGGTCAAGCGGAGTCTCGCGTTCAACCTCTCGGGCCACGTCAACCACACCGTCTTCTGGCAGAACATGCACCCGGACGGCGGCGGCGAACCCAGCGGCGACCTCGCCGACGCCCTGAGCGAGAGCTTCGGCGGGTTCGACCAGTTCAAGCAGGACTTCTCGCAGGCCGCCAAGAACGTCGAGGGCTCCGGGTGGGGGATGCTGGTCTACGACCACATCTCCGACCAGCCCATCGTCGCGGCCGCCGAGAACCACCAGAACCAGCACCCGCAGGGCGCCACGCCGCTGCTCGTACTCGACGTGTGGGAGCACGCCTACTACCTGCAGTACGAGAACAACCGCGGCGACTACGTCGACAGCTTCTGGGACGTCGTCAACTGGGACGACGTCGAACAGCGCTACCAGCAGGCCCAGCAGGCCGACACCATCCCGAAGGACACGGGAACGCACTGA